DNA sequence from the Pseudoduganella plicata genome:
GGTCGATGGCGACCTTGCCCGTGGCTTGCGCCGCGTCGCAATGGAAGATGATGCCCTTGGAGCGGCAGAACGCGGCGATTTCCTTGACGGGCTGGATCACGCCGATCTCGTTATTGACCAGCATGACGGAGACGAGGATCGTGTCCGGACGCACGGCCGCGGCCAGCTGTTCAACGGAGATCAGGCCATTGTCTTGCGGGTCCAGGTACGTGGCTTCGAAGCCCTGGCGCTCCAGTTCGCGCACGGTGTCCAGCACGGCCTTGTGCTCCGTTTTCACGGTGACGATGTGCTTGCCCTTCGTCTTGTAGAACTGGGCCGCGCCCTTGATCGCCAGGTTGTTGCTCTCGGTCGCGCCGGAGGTCCAGATGATTTCGCGCGGGTCGGCGTTGACGAGCGCCGCCACGTGGCCGCGCGCCTCTTCGACCGCCGCTTCGGCCGTCCAGCCGTACATATGGCTGCGCGAGGCGGGGTTGCCGAACTGCTCGCGCAGGTAAGGAATCATCTTGTCGGCCACACGCGGATCGATCGGCGTGGTGGCCGAGTAGTCCATGTAGATCGGGAAGTGCGGCGCGGTATGAAACTCGACCGGGGCTACCTTGGCGACGTTCTTTTCAGGGGCGTTCATCTTGTTACTCCAAAGGGTTTAACCGAGTGCGGCGTGGTTGCGGTGCATGACCACGACATTCTGTTCGGCGTTTTTCTGTCTCTGCTGGTCGACCAGGTCCTGCAGCGAGACCGAGTCCAGGTAATCGACCATCTTTTCGTTCAGCGTGGCCCACAGCTCATGGGTCATGCAGCGCGCGCCCGTGGCGTGGTCGGCGCCATGGCAGTTTTCCTTGCCGCCGCACTGGGTTGCATCGAGCGGTTCGTCGACGGCGATGATGATGTCGGCCACCGTCACCTTGTCGGCGCGGCGGGCCAGGCTGTAGCCGCCGCCGGGACCGCGGATCGA
Encoded proteins:
- the iscR gene encoding Fe-S cluster assembly transcriptional regulator IscR; this translates as MRLTTKGRFAVTAMIDLAMRQGKGPVTLSGISQRQAISLSYLEQLFGKLRRHEIVESIRGPGGGYSLARRADKVTVADIIIAVDEPLDATQCGGKENCHGADHATGARCMTHELWATLNEKMVDYLDSVSLQDLVDQQRQKNAEQNVVVMHRNHAALG